The proteins below come from a single Chryseobacterium bernardetii genomic window:
- a CDS encoding response regulator transcription factor: MMKPKLTIFDEPLLYTEGLSKLLMQSKIFNSINLCNSLETLSKQLRDEPPEMLIMSSNILMLTEICKSVESILTEHQQIKIIIIGSCYDVTDIRKLFNKGIKSYLDKTCRYDEFLKAINALLLNEIYICDHAKERMLNFISNEHEKRNFHIRDPLTRREIEILKLICDGYSSKDISEKLFISINTVETHRKKILLKLNVKNTAGVVKYAIENHIVD, from the coding sequence ATGATGAAACCAAAATTAACTATTTTCGATGAACCCCTGTTATACACTGAAGGGCTATCAAAATTATTGATGCAGAGTAAAATCTTTAACAGTATAAATCTCTGCAATTCTTTAGAAACCCTTTCCAAGCAATTAAGAGATGAGCCACCGGAAATGCTTATTATGAGCTCTAATATTCTTATGCTTACTGAGATATGTAAATCTGTGGAAAGCATCCTAACAGAACATCAGCAAATCAAAATTATTATTATAGGAAGCTGTTATGATGTGACTGACATCAGAAAACTCTTCAACAAAGGCATTAAAAGCTACCTGGACAAAACCTGCAGATATGATGAATTCCTAAAAGCCATTAATGCTTTGCTATTGAACGAAATCTATATTTGTGACCATGCCAAGGAAAGAATGCTCAACTTCATCAGTAATGAACATGAGAAACGAAATTTCCATATCAGAGATCCTCTTACCCGTCGTGAAATAGAGATCCTAAAACTAATCTGCGATGGCTATAGCAGCAAAGATATTTCAGAAAAACTTTTTATAAGTATCAATACGGTAGAAACACATCGAAAAAAAATTCTTTTGAAACTCAACGTAAAAAACACAGCGGGGGTCGTAAAATATGCCATTGAAAATCATATTGTAGACTGA
- a CDS encoding OsmC family protein: protein MKNHHYKTTIEWTGNKGTGTSGYRNYERSHTISAENKTVIEGSSDPAFRGDKTKHNPEDLFLSSLSSCHMLWYLHFCSEAGIIVTHYIDEATGIMEETATGSGRFTEITLNPTVTVSNASMVEKAKELHHKANEFCFIANSVNFKVKHIPTVLVK from the coding sequence ATGAAAAATCACCATTACAAAACCACTATTGAATGGACAGGAAATAAAGGAACCGGAACCAGCGGTTACAGGAACTACGAAAGAAGCCATACTATTTCGGCAGAAAATAAAACAGTTATTGAAGGCTCTTCTGATCCGGCTTTCAGGGGAGATAAAACAAAACACAATCCGGAAGATCTATTTCTGTCTTCACTTTCTTCCTGCCATATGCTTTGGTATCTTCATTTTTGCTCCGAAGCAGGGATTATTGTAACGCATTATATTGATGAAGCCACCGGAATTATGGAAGAAACAGCCACCGGAAGCGGCCGTTTCACAGAAATAACACTAAATCCTACTGTTACTGTTTCTAACGCATCTATGGTAGAAAAAGCAAAGGAGCTTCACCACAAAGCCAATGAATTTTGCTTTATTGCCAACTCGGTTAATTTCAAAGTAAAACATATCCCAACTGTGTTAGTTAAATAA
- a CDS encoding lysophospholipid acyltransferase family protein, protein MAKKNIFTDAFGTPYFLKRFVIFILGIVSYRRFNGFNKLKITGTEHLVDLPDSNVLFVSNHQTYFADVAAMYHAFCAVNNGYLNTIKNPIYLLNPKIDFYYVAAEETMNKGILPKIFKIAGAVTVKRTWRSEGKNVNRMVDMSEVDNIMKALDNGWVATFPQGTTSAFAQGRRGTAKLVKNQRPIVIPIKINGFRRAFDKKGLRVKVTGVKPTMEFKAPLDIDYDNEKAPEILLKIMTAIEQTEDFNVLHNYDEELKAKKLEQKDSNN, encoded by the coding sequence ATGGCGAAGAAAAATATTTTCACAGATGCATTCGGAACACCTTATTTTTTAAAAAGGTTTGTTATTTTTATTTTAGGAATTGTATCCTATAGAAGGTTCAACGGCTTTAATAAGTTAAAAATAACCGGAACAGAACACCTTGTGGATCTTCCGGATTCCAATGTACTGTTTGTGTCTAACCACCAAACTTATTTTGCAGATGTAGCTGCAATGTATCATGCTTTCTGTGCCGTAAATAATGGATATTTAAATACGATTAAAAATCCGATCTACCTGCTGAATCCAAAGATTGATTTTTATTATGTAGCAGCAGAGGAAACCATGAATAAAGGTATCCTTCCTAAAATCTTCAAGATTGCAGGGGCTGTAACCGTAAAAAGAACCTGGAGATCAGAAGGAAAAAATGTCAACAGGATGGTAGACATGAGCGAAGTAGATAATATCATGAAGGCACTGGACAACGGCTGGGTGGCCACCTTCCCTCAAGGAACAACATCTGCCTTTGCCCAGGGACGAAGAGGTACGGCCAAACTGGTAAAAAACCAGCGCCCTATTGTGATCCCAATCAAAATTAACGGGTTCAGAAGGGCATTTGATAAAAAAGGACTCCGTGTAAAGGTAACCGGTGTAAAGCCTACCATGGAATTCAAGGCTCCGCTGGATATTGATTATGATAATGAAAAAGCACCGGAAATCTTATTGAAGATCATGACTGCCATTGAGCAGACAGAAGACTTCAATGTATTACACAATTATGATGAAGAACTTAAAGCTAAAAAATTAGAACAAAAGGACTCAAATAATTAA
- a CDS encoding type VI secretion system transmembrane protein TssO: MQGQITLSKKERHYQFFYLILMLITAMLFLGVIFLKGFESPFSDEDVRGIQNLEQKAEFEQHQKIIIPIMDSTYTMITKLTDEAPQPFVENNIFVGVNDLNDYFKRRDNIIDTRKDAYPQIAKFYKMYYEDKKVISTTSEDIKRFEKQVEECRIGFKDKQDKIYQRQSELKARTQ; encoded by the coding sequence ATGCAAGGACAAATTACACTATCTAAAAAGGAAAGGCATTATCAGTTTTTTTATTTAATACTGATGCTTATAACTGCCATGTTATTTCTGGGCGTTATCTTTTTAAAAGGATTTGAATCTCCGTTTTCTGATGAAGACGTAAGAGGAATTCAGAATCTTGAACAAAAAGCTGAATTTGAACAGCACCAAAAGATCATTATTCCGATCATGGACAGTACATATACGATGATCACCAAGCTAACCGATGAGGCGCCACAGCCTTTTGTGGAAAACAATATCTTTGTAGGCGTGAATGATTTGAATGACTATTTTAAACGTCGTGATAATATTATTGATACCCGAAAAGATGCTTATCCTCAAATTGCCAAATTTTACAAGATGTATTATGAAGATAAAAAAGTAATTTCAACTACTTCAGAAGATATCAAGAGGTTTGAAAAGCAGGTAGAAGAATGCAGAATAGGGTTTAAAGATAAGCAGGATAAGATTTATCAGCGTCAAAGTGAGTTGAAGGCTCGTACCCAGTAA
- a CDS encoding carboxypeptidase-like regulatory domain-containing protein, protein MKTLIKILSIFILFFCLFSCNEDLVEQAQTGILKGKVVKRGSNVPLANVKIFTNPTTQTVFSGTDGTFEIASMPVGNYSVKAELSGYITSFQSVNMQNQNQVVTVVFEMNDDTSLNSPPSTPQLLSPIDNAVNQPLSVELTWSATDPDTADVLKYCLTIKNNLDTNVIQVNDLKVNHYTLSNLKFGVSYFWQVSVSDGIHQPVLSQTGKFTTNTVPANRYHYVKKLNGNFVIISSDEQGNNFQFTDSSYNSWRPRKNNNAGLIAFLRTEGGSTHIYTANPDGSNPFKVTTVPVAGFNTYEMDFAWSTNGKELLYSNFNKLYRINKDGSGLSLVYTTPDGSMISECDWSYDGSKIAIKTNDYNGYNTNIYIIDMMGNVLKTVLSGSSGASGGLNFSVDGQLLLFTRDISGYQDGSGNYRKLDSHIFIYKLSDNTINDISSESEKAMGTNDLDPRFSPNNAQVIFMNTSNDNISQRNVMVIDLNSSMTDLSRATLFTNGEMPDYE, encoded by the coding sequence ATGAAAACTTTAATTAAAATACTCAGCATATTCATTCTCTTTTTTTGTCTGTTTTCATGCAACGAAGACCTTGTAGAACAGGCTCAGACAGGAATATTAAAAGGAAAAGTAGTGAAAAGAGGCAGTAATGTGCCGCTTGCTAATGTAAAGATCTTCACAAACCCTACAACACAGACTGTTTTCAGCGGTACTGACGGTACTTTTGAGATTGCATCCATGCCGGTCGGTAATTATTCGGTAAAAGCAGAACTTTCGGGATATATTACCAGTTTTCAGTCTGTTAATATGCAGAATCAAAACCAGGTGGTAACAGTGGTCTTTGAAATGAATGATGATACCTCCCTGAATTCTCCACCTTCCACACCGCAGCTTTTAAGTCCGATAGATAATGCGGTTAATCAGCCATTAAGTGTTGAGCTTACCTGGAGCGCAACAGATCCGGATACAGCAGATGTTTTAAAATATTGTTTAACCATTAAAAATAATCTTGACACTAATGTGATTCAGGTTAATGATTTGAAAGTGAATCATTATACCCTTTCAAATCTGAAGTTTGGTGTAAGTTACTTCTGGCAGGTGTCTGTTTCGGACGGCATTCACCAGCCAGTTTTAAGCCAGACCGGTAAATTCACTACCAATACAGTTCCTGCCAACAGATATCATTATGTGAAAAAACTGAATGGTAACTTTGTGATCATATCCAGTGATGAACAGGGGAATAACTTTCAGTTCACAGATTCCTCTTACAACAGCTGGCGGCCACGGAAAAACAATAACGCGGGTCTCATTGCTTTTCTCCGAACTGAAGGTGGAAGCACCCATATCTACACCGCAAATCCAGACGGTTCCAATCCTTTTAAGGTAACCACAGTTCCTGTAGCAGGTTTTAATACTTACGAAATGGATTTTGCATGGAGTACCAATGGTAAGGAATTACTGTATTCAAATTTTAATAAATTATACAGGATCAATAAAGATGGAAGTGGGCTTTCCCTGGTATATACAACTCCGGATGGAAGCATGATTTCGGAATGCGACTGGAGCTATGACGGAAGTAAGATTGCAATAAAGACCAATGACTACAACGGATATAATACAAATATCTATATCATTGATATGATGGGGAATGTTCTTAAAACAGTGCTTTCCGGATCTTCCGGAGCCAGTGGAGGATTGAATTTTTCCGTAGACGGTCAGCTTCTTCTGTTTACCCGTGACATTTCCGGATATCAGGATGGCAGCGGAAACTATCGCAAGCTGGATTCTCATATCTTCATTTATAAATTATCAGATAATACAATAAATGATATTTCTTCTGAAAGTGAAAAGGCTATGGGTACCAATGACCTCGATCCACGATTTTCACCTAATAATGCCCAGGTAATCTTTATGAATACTTCCAATGATAATATTTCACAACGAAATGTAATGGTCATAGATCTGAATAGCAGCATGACAGATCTTTCACGAGCTACGCTTTTCACTAATGGCGAAATGCCGGATTATGAATAG
- a CDS encoding Rne/Rng family ribonuclease, with product MKKELIVSHEDDLTKIALLEDGRLCELHEQEDKSDFIVGDLFIGRVKKLAPNLNAAFVNIGYDKDAFLHYQDLGPQYLTYRKFLKDTISKKQNSSSLKNFEIQPEIDKNGTVDKVIAKDDLVLLQITKEPISTKGPRISTQVSLTGRFLVLIPFDNKVSISKKIKSSEEKERLRTLIDSIKPEGFGVIIRTVAEGKKVADLHNDMNQLIQKWESTFKNIQKNKVPSKVLSEEDKASAILRDNFNQDFVNIICDDEQMVNEMTNYVEVIAPEKKNIVQFYDSHIPLLEYYNVEKQLKQSFGKHVNIPSSKGAYLVIEHTEALHVVDVNSGNNITTGTAVNKEHALKVNKMAATEIARQLRLRDMGGIIVIDFIDMPNSEHRRELYEHLKEEMKRDKARHKILPPSKFGLIQITRQRNRPEKQIETKEENPNKDGEIVAPIVIVERMGETLRNILQKEKGKIYLHVHPFVEAYLTKGFLKSIQMKWFMKYKKWVTIVPRDSFKYLEYRIYNSKKEELIEFSN from the coding sequence ATGAAGAAAGAACTAATAGTTTCGCATGAAGATGATCTTACAAAGATTGCACTGCTGGAAGACGGAAGACTATGTGAACTTCATGAGCAAGAGGACAAAAGCGATTTTATAGTTGGAGATCTGTTTATAGGAAGAGTAAAAAAGCTGGCCCCCAACCTTAATGCAGCATTCGTAAATATAGGATATGACAAGGATGCATTTCTGCATTATCAGGATCTGGGACCACAATATCTTACATACAGAAAGTTTTTAAAAGATACAATCTCTAAAAAACAAAACTCTTCAAGCTTAAAAAATTTCGAGATACAGCCCGAAATAGATAAAAACGGAACAGTAGATAAGGTGATTGCAAAAGACGACCTTGTTCTTTTACAGATTACCAAGGAGCCTATTTCTACAAAAGGTCCCAGAATTTCTACCCAGGTTTCACTTACAGGACGTTTTTTGGTTTTAATTCCATTTGACAATAAGGTTTCCATTTCCAAAAAGATCAAAAGTTCTGAGGAAAAGGAAAGATTAAGAACTCTGATCGACAGCATCAAGCCTGAAGGTTTCGGAGTAATTATAAGAACCGTAGCCGAAGGAAAAAAGGTAGCCGACCTTCATAATGACATGAATCAGCTGATTCAGAAATGGGAAAGCACTTTTAAAAATATCCAGAAAAATAAAGTTCCGTCTAAAGTTTTAAGCGAAGAAGACAAGGCTTCAGCTATTTTAAGAGACAATTTTAATCAGGATTTCGTCAATATCATCTGTGATGATGAGCAAATGGTGAATGAAATGACCAATTACGTTGAAGTAATTGCTCCTGAAAAGAAAAATATTGTCCAGTTTTATGATTCTCATATTCCACTTCTGGAATATTATAATGTTGAAAAACAGCTTAAACAGAGCTTCGGAAAACATGTAAACATACCAAGCTCCAAAGGTGCTTATCTTGTTATTGAGCATACAGAAGCACTTCACGTTGTAGACGTTAACTCCGGAAACAATATTACCACCGGAACTGCTGTTAATAAAGAACACGCTCTTAAAGTGAACAAAATGGCAGCCACTGAGATTGCCAGACAGCTCCGCCTCCGCGATATGGGAGGCATCATTGTAATCGATTTTATCGACATGCCTAATTCAGAGCACAGAAGAGAGCTCTACGAACACCTTAAAGAGGAAATGAAGCGCGACAAGGCCCGCCATAAAATACTTCCTCCAAGTAAATTCGGTCTGATCCAGATTACCAGACAAAGAAACCGTCCGGAAAAGCAGATCGAAACCAAAGAAGAAAACCCGAACAAAGACGGAGAAATTGTAGCTCCAATTGTGATCGTGGAAAGAATGGGTGAAACACTGAGAAACATCCTGCAGAAAGAAAAAGGAAAAATCTACCTGCATGTACACCCATTTGTAGAAGCTTACTTAACGAAAGGCTTCCTTAAAAGTATCCAGATGAAATGGTTCATGAAGTATAAAAAATGGGTAACCATTGTTCCAAGGGATTCTTTTAAATATTTAGAATACAGAATTTACAATTCCAAAAAAGAAGAATTGATAGAATTCTCTAATTAA
- a CDS encoding HU family DNA-binding protein, with translation MTKAELVNTISNKLGTEKNETQKVVEAFMQEIRTSMYNGDNVYLRGFGSFIIKTRAAKTGRNISKNTAIEIPAHNIPAFKPSKSFVEKVKTKVAVK, from the coding sequence ATGACAAAGGCAGAATTGGTAAACACCATCTCAAATAAGTTGGGAACAGAAAAGAATGAAACACAGAAAGTTGTAGAAGCTTTTATGCAGGAGATCAGAACTTCTATGTATAATGGGGATAACGTTTATCTGAGAGGTTTTGGATCTTTTATCATTAAAACAAGAGCTGCTAAAACAGGAAGAAATATTTCTAAAAACACTGCGATTGAGATTCCTGCTCATAACATTCCTGCTTTCAAACCTTCAAAATCTTTTGTTGAGAAAGTAAAAACGAAAGTTGCAGTAAAATAA
- the tssO gene encoding type VI secretion system TssO, producing MSSNREKKLNKSDVRMGIWKFILSFAVLSVVSFSCLYLFFKSYDIQREGISREAEAYKELMRRSDLLKSNVDDIYEKMTQLDINKVENEVFLRTNIMDNVGNVKSIMGKDSTESFKHYAALMKQIGPMLALKTKISEVEYKKKTVLRDLDECMGKVNRANNELRKDPTRNFTGGRRR from the coding sequence ATGTCTTCTAACAGGGAAAAAAAATTGAACAAATCTGACGTCAGAATGGGCATTTGGAAGTTTATCCTTTCTTTTGCCGTTTTGTCTGTGGTATCCTTTAGCTGTTTATACCTCTTCTTTAAGAGCTATGATATACAACGTGAAGGGATTAGTCGTGAAGCCGAAGCTTACAAGGAATTAATGCGTAGAAGTGATCTGCTGAAGAGTAACGTAGATGATATTTACGAAAAAATGACCCAGCTTGATATAAACAAGGTGGAGAATGAGGTTTTTCTCAGAACCAATATTATGGATAACGTAGGAAATGTTAAAAGTATTATGGGAAAAGACAGTACCGAAAGCTTTAAGCATTATGCAGCATTAATGAAGCAGATAGGGCCTATGCTTGCGCTGAAGACTAAGATCAGTGAGGTAGAATACAAAAAGAAAACAGTTCTGAGAGATCTGGATGAATGTATGGGCAAAGTAAACAGAGCCAATAATGAGCTGAGAAAAGATCCTACAAGAAACTTTACAGGAGGTAGAAGAAGATAA
- a CDS encoding curli production assembly/transport component CsgF: MKTFVIILIFIAGIFQGKSQQLVYKPVNPAFGGDTFNYQWLLSSANAQNQFDEKKDYNNLLDRMNSLDSFTQSLNRQILSELSRKLFEDQFGDGNIQPGNYLFGSLYLQITNTNQGLLINILDTGTGDQSEIVIPK, translated from the coding sequence ATGAAAACTTTTGTTATTATTTTGATTTTTATTGCGGGTATTTTCCAAGGGAAATCTCAGCAACTTGTTTATAAGCCGGTTAATCCAGCATTCGGAGGAGATACTTTTAATTATCAGTGGCTGCTAAGCTCAGCTAACGCGCAGAATCAGTTTGATGAAAAAAAAGATTATAATAACCTGCTAGACCGTATGAATTCTCTTGACAGTTTCACTCAGAGCCTAAACAGGCAAATCCTCAGTGAACTTTCAAGAAAACTGTTTGAAGACCAGTTTGGTGATGGAAATATACAACCGGGGAACTATCTGTTCGGATCACTTTATCTTCAGATCACCAACACCAATCAGGGACTTTTAATTAATATTCTGGATACCGGTACAGGCGATCAGTCCGAGATCGTAATTCCAAAATAG
- a CDS encoding NUDIX hydrolase has translation MENFGKDLLRKIKSVELPGEPAHGVFSPPYRPVFTYDEVLAKNPKFAAVNIVLYLKNNEWYFPLIQRTINEHDRHSGQISLPGGKREEMDQDFAETAVRETSEEIGIDKHYVRIIREMSPIYIPPSNFYVYPYISYTKKNPLFVLQQTEAVETIEFPITSFLNLSDTPEIMALPSAGGNEVPVINFNGYIIWGATAMILSEFSQLLKKM, from the coding sequence ATGGAAAATTTTGGAAAAGATTTATTAAGGAAAATAAAAAGTGTGGAACTTCCCGGCGAACCAGCCCATGGAGTATTCTCTCCTCCCTATCGTCCCGTTTTTACATATGATGAGGTGCTTGCAAAAAATCCCAAGTTTGCAGCGGTGAATATTGTATTGTATCTGAAAAATAATGAATGGTATTTTCCTTTGATCCAAAGAACGATCAATGAACATGACAGGCACAGCGGGCAGATCTCTTTGCCTGGCGGAAAACGTGAAGAAATGGATCAGGATTTTGCGGAGACTGCCGTTCGTGAAACTTCCGAAGAAATTGGGATTGATAAACATTATGTGAGAATTATCCGGGAAATGTCTCCCATTTATATTCCACCCAGTAATTTTTACGTATATCCTTATATTTCGTATACTAAAAAGAATCCGCTCTTCGTTCTTCAGCAGACTGAAGCTGTGGAAACTATCGAGTTTCCGATCACTTCTTTTTTAAATCTATCAGATACTCCTGAGATTATGGCTCTTCCAAGTGCTGGCGGAAATGAAGTTCCTGTTATCAATTTCAACGGATATATTATCTGGGGTGCTACAGCAATGATATTAAGTGAATTCAGCCAGTTGCTGAAAAAAATGTAA
- a CDS encoding CsgG/HfaB family protein, giving the protein MRTYTYTRIFFCSFLLCVLQACSSIFGLPSDPEKPTMGEVTASTAELKKLPLPKEKIVVGVYKFRDQTGQYKPSENGNNWSTAVPQGTTTILIKALEDSRWFIPIERENIANLLNERQIIRSTRQEYIKDADKNIQSLPPLLYAGILLEGGVISYDSNILTGGLGARYFGIGASTQYRQDRITIYLRAVSTLNGEILKTVYTSKTILSTSVNGSFFRYIDTERLLEAEVGLTQNEPVQLAVTEAIEKAVKSLIVEGIQDKIWGKAIDDTTAYQPLMKEYSKEQENNTGRAIGNRYPDYYRQKFSVFANVEAQKVKDDYVNPKMNIGGKLGFKYFLTPNFNVEVNGNYFTLENENIVKINYYGPEVNLEYLLFPKYRFSPYIYGGAGAFYSKYKAQYKAQAGGGLEYMIDHNFSLRASAQYDLGFKDDWEGLVNGKRKDQALRFAFGINFYLGNK; this is encoded by the coding sequence ATGAGAACTTACACTTACACCAGAATCTTTTTCTGTAGTTTTCTGCTATGCGTCTTGCAGGCCTGTAGTTCAATATTCGGTTTACCTTCAGATCCTGAAAAGCCAACGATGGGAGAAGTAACTGCTTCTACAGCAGAACTGAAGAAACTTCCTCTGCCTAAAGAAAAAATAGTAGTAGGAGTCTATAAATTCCGAGATCAGACCGGTCAGTATAAACCTTCCGAAAATGGCAATAACTGGAGTACTGCGGTACCACAGGGTACTACTACCATTCTTATTAAAGCTCTTGAAGACAGCCGTTGGTTTATTCCTATTGAAAGAGAAAATATAGCTAACCTGCTCAACGAAAGGCAGATCATCCGTTCCACACGTCAGGAATATATAAAAGATGCTGATAAAAACATTCAGTCGCTTCCTCCGCTTCTATATGCCGGAATTCTTCTGGAAGGGGGAGTTATTTCCTATGACAGCAATATCCTTACAGGCGGCCTTGGAGCCCGTTACTTTGGAATCGGAGCTTCCACCCAATACCGCCAGGATAGAATTACCATTTATCTTCGTGCTGTTTCCACGCTTAACGGAGAAATCCTTAAAACGGTCTATACTTCCAAAACCATTCTTTCAACCAGTGTAAATGGCAGCTTTTTCAGGTATATAGATACAGAAAGACTGTTGGAGGCCGAAGTAGGATTAACTCAAAATGAACCTGTTCAGTTAGCCGTAACCGAAGCTATTGAAAAAGCAGTAAAATCACTTATTGTAGAAGGGATTCAGGATAAAATATGGGGAAAGGCTATAGATGATACAACAGCTTATCAGCCCTTGATGAAAGAATACAGTAAAGAACAGGAAAATAATACCGGAAGAGCGATCGGAAACAGATATCCTGATTATTACAGGCAGAAATTTTCCGTATTTGCCAACGTGGAAGCCCAGAAGGTGAAAGATGACTACGTAAACCCTAAAATGAATATAGGCGGGAAATTGGGATTTAAATATTTTCTCACTCCTAACTTTAATGTAGAGGTAAATGGAAATTACTTTACCCTTGAAAATGAGAATATTGTAAAAATAAATTATTACGGCCCTGAGGTGAACCTGGAATATCTTCTTTTTCCGAAATACAGGTTCAGTCCATACATTTACGGAGGAGCAGGGGCATTCTACTCTAAATATAAAGCTCAATACAAAGCACAGGCTGGAGGCGGACTAGAATACATGATTGATCATAATTTTTCACTGAGAGCTTCTGCACAATATGATCTTGGTTTTAAAGATGATTGGGAAGGGCTCGTGAACGGAAAAAGGAAAGATCAGGCCTTACGATTCGCATTTGGAATCAACTTTTATCTTGGAAACAAATAA
- a CDS encoding response regulator transcription factor: MSKILSNTVRFSIADSDFYFKKIMIKTLMENPFYMLLNDCNNGHELVNRIYRRQEDVFIIELFMPVLSGIEAIKYIRKNNTETPIITYSGTYQEDMAEILSKIPNIYYCQKNSTIIKNIIKGSIASDEFDYQAYSKEWEQQPLAVQEYMDRQKKGQEELSPAEIQLMRFCYEGFSNKEIAEKLNLSTRTIDTYINRLTEKLGLKTKLHLIRFCVENGYYNSSM; this comes from the coding sequence ATGAGTAAAATATTATCTAATACCGTGCGCTTTTCTATAGCAGACAGCGATTTTTATTTTAAAAAAATAATGATCAAAACTCTGATGGAAAACCCTTTCTATATGCTGCTGAACGACTGTAACAATGGCCACGAGCTGGTAAACAGAATCTACAGAAGACAGGAAGATGTATTCATTATTGAGCTGTTTATGCCGGTACTGAGTGGAATTGAAGCTATAAAGTATATAAGGAAAAACAATACGGAAACACCTATTATCACTTATTCCGGTACTTACCAGGAGGATATGGCCGAGATTCTGTCGAAAATCCCTAATATATACTACTGTCAGAAGAACAGTACTATCATTAAAAATATTATTAAAGGAAGCATTGCTTCTGATGAATTTGATTACCAGGCCTATTCAAAAGAATGGGAACAGCAGCCGCTTGCCGTACAGGAATATATGGACAGGCAGAAGAAAGGACAGGAAGAACTTTCCCCGGCTGAGATACAGCTTATGAGATTCTGCTACGAAGGTTTCAGTAATAAAGAAATTGCTGAAAAGCTGAACCTGAGTACAAGAACAATTGATACTTACATTAACCGTCTGACGGAGAAATTAGGATTAAAAACCAAACTTCACCTGATCCGTTTTTGTGTGGAAAACGGATACTACAATTCCAGTATGTAA
- a CDS encoding CsgE family curli-type amyloid fiber assembly protein: protein MMKFLSVLSLNAFFLFLSVLAYGQEDKKVTAKIESTTLENQIKIKAVVVNNTAVYKELNYLLISIKKGNGGNLSHNQQSSKFSVNPNEVKILSELSVNLESQDALKAFLYIRDEESGVLVAKDSLELNGDLFKKKKAKIEEDAVYELKGLTIDETKTKVGKDFYDMFYIQYSQLPDKSSSAVTISELPLRGTSGQINIQMEDKIIYSFMTNPGEDYLKEQLAYSLKYIREFTAKKNLIKNEFIY, encoded by the coding sequence ATGATGAAATTTTTATCTGTCCTGAGTTTAAATGCTTTTTTTCTCTTCCTGTCTGTATTGGCTTATGGGCAGGAAGATAAAAAAGTAACTGCAAAAATCGAGAGTACTACCCTTGAAAACCAGATTAAGATAAAGGCTGTAGTAGTTAATAATACCGCCGTCTATAAAGAACTGAACTATCTTTTAATATCTATAAAAAAAGGAAACGGCGGAAATCTTTCCCATAATCAGCAAAGCAGTAAATTTTCTGTAAATCCTAATGAAGTAAAGATATTATCTGAACTAAGCGTAAATCTTGAGTCACAAGATGCTTTGAAGGCTTTCCTTTATATCCGAGATGAAGAGTCTGGAGTTTTGGTAGCAAAAGACAGCCTCGAGCTCAATGGAGATCTTTTTAAAAAGAAAAAGGCAAAGATAGAAGAGGATGCTGTTTATGAACTTAAGGGCCTTACCATTGATGAAACAAAAACTAAGGTCGGAAAAGATTTTTACGATATGTTTTATATCCAGTATAGCCAGCTTCCTGATAAAAGCAGCAGTGCTGTCACAATTTCTGAACTTCCTCTTCGCGGAACAAGTGGCCAGATCAATATTCAGATGGAAGATAAGATCATCTACAGTTTTATGACCAATCCGGGAGAAGATTATTTAAAGGAACAATTAGCTTACAGTTTAAAATATATCAGGGAATTTACAGCAAAGAAAAACCTCATAAAAAATGAATTTATCTATTAA